A window from Patescibacteria group bacterium encodes these proteins:
- a CDS encoding DUF2127 domain-containing protein, which translates to MFQKLDKYFKRPIGLILIVLYKGVWGLVEIILGILALIFSSLIRHAAASDFIRGLIARGIAEDPQGIFINWLAAHDPSGILQKSISLGLGLIILGVIDLAIAIAVWFRSWFVRDIGIVFFSGVAIYGIASLAINFSFFKLLAVVLNISILFYFWQMLPKHLGQRGKRAVNNNSN; encoded by the coding sequence ATGTTTCAAAAGTTAGATAAATATTTCAAACGCCCGATAGGTTTGATTTTGATTGTTCTTTACAAGGGTGTTTGGGGTCTTGTGGAAATTATTTTAGGAATCCTTGCTCTGATTTTCAGTTCTCTGATCCGCCACGCGGCGGCGAGCGATTTTATTCGCGGTCTGATCGCCCGGGGAATCGCCGAAGATCCGCAAGGGATTTTTATTAATTGGCTTGCGGCCCATGATCCAAGCGGAATTTTACAAAAATCAATTTCTTTGGGGTTGGGCCTTATAATTTTGGGCGTGATTGATTTGGCCATTGCTATTGCCGTTTGGTTCCGTTCTTGGTTTGTCCGGGACATTGGTATTGTTTTTTTCTCCGGAGTGGCGATTTATGGCATTGCCTCGCTCGCGATTAATTTTTCTTTTTTTAAACTTTTAGCCGTCGTTTTAAATATCTCCATTCTTTTTTATTTCTGGCAGATGTTGCCAAAACATTTGGGGCAGAGAGGTAAAAGAGCAGTGAATAATAATTCTAATTAA
- a CDS encoding polymer-forming cytoskeletal protein, producing MRNKFFVCLAIVVMILVASPIGAAEFKAGEEFALGKDKTISDNLYTVGNNVILSGVVEGDFLAAGGTILFTGEVVEDLAVAGGTVSLIGLVGGDIRVMGGTVMVGAAVAGEAIAIGGQVSVSEEATFGKDVTLAGGMVTFSGETKSGLKIYGDEAVINGKVSGNVFAKIRKLTIGPDAEISGSLSYEAMEEAKIDPAAVIGGAVDFKKTEIQKGEDKEAIWGFLFGVWFLKFLSILLVGLLLYWIFQRQTKEFVKRNLEEFGWDLLRGAAMAICLPIAAIISFITIIGGVLGAGGLLLYFFLMILSPALGGMAFGSLIWKLFSKKKEFNFNWKTVVVGIALMSLIGLIPVLGWVFCLVFGVAAFGGLWVALRMMFLEKK from the coding sequence ATGCGAAATAAATTTTTTGTATGCCTGGCAATTGTGGTCATGATTTTGGTCGCCTCCCCGATTGGCGCGGCGGAATTTAAAGCCGGCGAAGAATTTGCCTTAGGTAAAGACAAAACAATTTCCGACAATCTTTATACTGTCGGAAATAACGTAATTTTGAGCGGAGTAGTCGAGGGAGATTTTCTCGCGGCGGGAGGGACAATCCTTTTTACCGGTGAAGTGGTAGAGGATTTAGCAGTGGCAGGAGGAACAGTGAGTTTGATTGGTTTGGTTGGGGGAGATATTCGGGTTATGGGCGGAACGGTGATGGTTGGCGCGGCAGTAGCCGGAGAGGCGATTGCGATAGGCGGCCAGGTAAGCGTGTCGGAAGAGGCGACTTTTGGAAAGGACGTAACTTTGGCCGGTGGAATGGTAACTTTTTCCGGTGAGACAAAAAGCGGCCTTAAAATTTATGGTGATGAAGCGGTTATTAATGGAAAAGTTTCCGGAAATGTTTTTGCGAAAATTAGAAAATTAACGATTGGTCCCGACGCGGAAATTTCGGGCTCGCTTTCTTATGAGGCGATGGAAGAAGCTAAGATTGATCCGGCGGCTGTGATTGGTGGAGCAGTTGATTTTAAAAAAACTGAAATTCAAAAAGGGGAAGATAAAGAGGCAATCTGGGGATTTCTCTTTGGAGTTTGGTTTTTGAAATTTTTGTCAATCCTTTTGGTCGGCCTGCTTCTTTACTGGATTTTTCAGCGTCAGACAAAAGAATTTGTTAAAAGGAATTTGGAAGAGTTCGGCTGGGATTTATTGCGCGGCGCAGCCATGGCGATTTGTTTGCCGATCGCGGCGATTATTTCTTTCATCACGATAATCGGCGGCGTGCTTGGCGCGGGCGGATTGCTTTTATATTTTTTCCTCATGATTTTAAGTCCAGCCTTGGGGGGTATGGCATTTGGAAGTTTGATTTGGAAGCTTTTCTCAAAAAAGAAAGAATTCAATTTTAATTGGAAAACAGTTGTGGTTGGTATTGCGTTGATGAGTTTAATTGGATTGATTCCTGTTCTTGGTTGGGTTTTTTGTCTTGTTTTCGGCGTGGCCGCTTTCGGCGGTTTGTGGGTAGCGCTTAGAATGATGTTTTTAGAGAAAAAATAA
- a CDS encoding desulfoferrodoxin family protein: MEIQKMKDFMNPTELEQKHTPVIERVGTGGEVFVRVGLVPHPMEEGHHIMWIELYRNKALVERKNLEVGKRAEAVFEIPDLKPEDILVAREECNIHGLWESV, encoded by the coding sequence ATGGAGATTCAAAAAATGAAAGATTTTATGAATCCGACTGAGCTTGAGCAAAAACATACGCCGGTCATTGAACGAGTGGGAACCGGAGGGGAAGTTTTTGTTCGGGTCGGGCTTGTGCCGCATCCAATGGAAGAGGGGCATCATATTATGTGGATTGAGCTTTACCGAAATAAGGCGCTGGTGGAACGAAAAAATCTTGAAGTCGGCAAGCGTGCCGAGGCAGTTTTTGAAATTCCGGATTTAAAACCGGAAGACATTCTTGTGGCTCGGGAGGAATGCAATATCCATGGGTTGTGGGAAAGCGTTTAA